In Cryptomeria japonica chromosome 1, Sugi_1.0, whole genome shotgun sequence, the sequence TTGCCTTAAAAGTTATTAAGAAAACATACAATCAAAAGATTAGATTGTCACAATCTAATTATATTTAAAATGCTTTGGATAACATTAAGATGTTAATATAAAAACTCTCACAATCGAACGTCAACAATTAACATAAAACTATATAATCTGAAAAGAACGATAATTATTTGTTGAGTGAAGATTAGGGTAGCAGATTTGAGAAGGACCTGGTAGAAAGAATAAGAGTGCGTGAAGGCTGCTGGAGATGTAGGGAGTGATGAAAGGTCCTCCCACAGCGGATGGCCCAATTGTCACAACATCTAAATTGTGCTCTGCTGCGAAGCTCCAAGCTGTCTGCTCTGCCAATGTCTTTGACACGAAGTAGGGCTGTTGTGTTCAATACATATAAAGATTTCACATTAGAAAGCAACTTGAAAATTTATATATCAAAGTCATTGGAAATTAGGTGATTCAGACAATACCCAGATGGAATATTAGGCAGTACCCTAATAGAAAATTGTTGTAAGTAGATTAGATCTAATGAAACCCATTTAAACAATTTGGACAATACCCAAATCGGAAATTGTTGTTTGTTGGAGCGAAAGTGATTGACAGGGCTCCAAAAAGACTCCACAGAGCAGGGATTGTTGTTCATCTTTCCCTCCTCATTCAGTGGTGACATGGCACAGGATGACGAAGTGAAAACTACTCGCTTCACTGTTTTTGCTTTCACACACGACTTCAACACATTGATTGTTCCCTGAATCGCAACTCCCACAACCTCATTCTGCTCATAAACACATTGCAACAAAAGAAAAACCCAACTAATATTATTCACCATATGCAGCTCTGAATTGAAATGTAAGAATGAACAGTGTTTCAGTCTTTACCTCGGGATCTTTCGAGCCAAAGTCCATCGGAGATGCAACTAAGTAGACACCTTGGCAGCCCGAAATGGGTGAATCAAAGCTGCCTTCCACCCGCAGATCTGCattgaagagcttgagcctttcaTGGGCACCAGGAAGTTGTTGTAAATAATGTATGTCCTCATTTCCTGCAAATGGTCCAATtttattttcagaaaaaaatacGCCTTATATCCAATTTATGAGTACAAACCTTAAAAGAATGGCGATAATGGGTATACCAGATGTAGGAAGAACTGTTGCATGGACATAAAAGCCTCTGTTGAGAAGAGAGTTGACGAGGGAGGAGCCAATGAAGCCATCTCCACCAACTACGCAAAactttccttccatttcctaccaCTCTGGTATCTGTCACTTACTTTTTCAAATGGGTGAAATTTGTTTGTATCTTTTTGAGCATTAAGCAAATACAGAAAGCCTCTCAGGGTATTAAACAGAGGTGACATAATAAAATATGATGTTGATAGGGATAATTAATGCAGAGATAGGGATACGGAAAAATCCTAACTCACTCAATTTCACTGTCCCCAATAGAATCTATCTTAATTCCACCAACTATTCAAACAAAATATATAATTAACGAAGTTGGAGGCAGTCATATAGTCAAAACTCTAAACAGTTATTACATTCACATCTTGAAATCTAACTAAACATTCATAGTGTAACTAAACATGTTGTCTTGCAATGCACTTATATTGCTAATAGTTTACATGAGCGTATTTTATAGTGCCACTTACTTCTACCATTGGCAATTCCTCTTACCACATTGGCAGAAGTGAGACAATTGGGGTTATACTATTTGCAGAGTTGTTGTGATTCTTGCAGCAATTAGTTGTAATTTATATTCCCTAGTATCAGCTGCTAGAGACTTTTATCTACAGCTAAGCACTTGAGCTAGAGTTTGAGATCTGCACCTTTTTAACTCTTTGTCCATTTAGCAAATAGCTATAGATTCGTCAAAAGATAGACATTATCTTCGGACATATTCGGAGCTAAAACGAAATATGTCGCATAGTTTCAAACAGCAGGGTAAACAACTTGGTTAGCGCAACAGCCAGAGTAATGTTTGTAATTTACTGCCTAGCACGCATGTATATAAAAAACATTCTACAAACCCTAGCCTTACGCAATTAGCGTGAAACATTACCTACTGTTAGAAAGCCATTTCGATTCAACATAATAGCAAAATCAGAATCTAGAGTACAGTGGTTCCATTGAGTGGACTGCATGATTTTCTCAGCAGCTTCTTCTTAGATTTTTCGATAGCAATTTGCAGATAGCCAATCCTGCGGAGCATGAAATTTGCaactttagaagaagaagaagaaaaattttTAACGTCGAGACTAACAAAAGCTTATGGGATAAACCATCAAATCAAATTAGCTTCtacaattccaatctcttcttATGTAAGGTGATGCTGCACCCCCAGTTTCTCCACTAATCcctcattaaataaattatatcaaGAGTCAGCTGTCAAGATATTCCCATAACTGTTCCTGCTGTCCTCATGCATCAGATtccaaaatgaaatgtttttcagTTTTCATCTTTCTGAAGGTGCAAAAAATACACTCTTCTTCCCACACTTCTTTTGGCCTTTTCCAACACCCAGTTTCTAAATGAagttgatgagagttagttctAAGTTGAGCAATAAGAATTTTAGCTTTCCACGAAATATTAGCACCAATGTACATTTTTTTGATAAAGGTCAAAAGTGGGATTAAACTCATTGATATAATACTGCTTCTTTCTTCCTAGTCCTTTACCCCAAATGCACTTACAAAACTTATCCATCACAAAAGTCTTAATTTCTCATCGTGAAACAAACGTTCAAATATATATTCTATTTACTCATTCAAATATATGTTCCATTTAATAAATATCTATATTATAGTCTTTTCAGAAATTTGTACCtaattttacaaaaaaataaataaattataaaaactcTTTACTAAAATAGATCCTTTCTTTAATGGTTGAATGTATTCTCCATACATGCATCCTTTGTATACAGCCAGTTGCTTCTATTTTACCATGGATTCTACGGGAGAAATGAATGCTCATTCACATGTCTCGCTGGCTCGTTGTATCCATACAGTTGTGAGAAAACATAATGACGTGTGTCTCAAAGTTTTCTAAGGTTACTAATTTACTTTATTTTTTACTTCAGCCGTACTGTCACTAGTTTTCTTTTTTGCAGTGTAAGTGTAAATGTTTAAACATATAATTGTTTTCTCTGCCACCACTCATTGTCTTAATTTAAAAAGAACATTGTTATTCAATCATTCTTTCTTATTATttttccaattcttgtgatagaagttgtcaTTTAATATtcatacttgctgatttaatgttcaatttttgtacaacattgtttcaaTAGTTgtaactttaaagttgttattgttatgatgagtaccaataattgaatgaaatataccatttgttgtaaaaagcaaccaatcatgtgatgccacatcaactgcacaaATATTGGGGCCCCTTTTGCAtgtctattggtctcacttttttgggaggttgttttggacaccttggcaaaaagcatgttgatgtggcatcatatttgatgatgtggcactgaaaccttagttataagcaaggagTTGCCAAGTa encodes:
- the LOC131079735 gene encoding putative anthocyanidin reductase isoform X1, with the translated sequence MEGKFCVVGGDGFIGSSLVNSLLNRGFYVHATVLPTSGNEDIHYLQQLPGAHERLKLFNADLRVEGSFDSPISGCQGVYLVASPMDFGSKDPENEVVGVAIQGTINVLKSCVKAKTVKRVVFTSSSCAMSPLNEEGKMNNNPCSVESFWSPVNHFRSNKQQFPIWPYFVSKTLAEQTAWSFAAEHNLDVVTIGPSAVGGPFITPYISSSLHALLFFLPGNKEILNSVARSIFSAFGTFPVVHINDVCNAHIFLMEEPAAQGRYLCSADTLSVEELERFITKRYPDLKIINMSQDVDISFLINTHFESEKLKDLGFTFKHGIEDIYNDCIESYKKLGLLTSQ
- the LOC131079735 gene encoding dihydroflavonol 4-reductase isoform X2, with the protein product MEGKFCVVGGDGFIGSSLVNSLLNRGFYVHATVLPTSGNEDIHYLQQLPGAHERLKLFNADLRVEGSFDSPISGCQGVYLVASPMDFGSKDPENEVVGVAIQGTINVLKSCVKAKTVKRVVFTSSSCAMSPLNEEGKMNNNPCSVESFWSPVNHFRSNKQQFPIWPYFVSKTLAEQTAWSFAAEHNLDVVTIGPSAVGGPFITPYISSSLHALLFFLPDTLSVEELERFITKRYPDLKIINMSQDVDISFLINTHFESEKLKDLGFTFKHGIEDIYNDCIESYKKLGLLTSQ